In Symmachiella dynata, the following are encoded in one genomic region:
- the trxA gene encoding thioredoxin, translating into MLNQGIQLYLAVAVSVGGLALWWSLQSPQRQRPQFTTMDTIIERERAEVAQPAVTNNPTREVERQLRRDAISHARAPQARVPHTAVPQAAAGQPVDVTDATFSSVVLDNDLPVLVDFGADWCGACRMIEPVIHELAGELGGQAVVAQVDVDDNPQIAARYGIKALPTLMVFKDGQPVEKVVGAARKAELRARIDSHSAPSKTLL; encoded by the coding sequence ATGTTGAATCAAGGCATACAACTTTATCTGGCAGTCGCGGTTTCAGTGGGTGGGTTGGCGTTGTGGTGGTCACTGCAAAGCCCGCAACGGCAGCGACCGCAGTTTACAACGATGGATACCATCATTGAACGAGAGCGAGCCGAAGTCGCTCAACCCGCTGTGACGAATAACCCCACGCGGGAAGTCGAACGACAGTTACGTCGCGATGCCATCTCGCACGCTCGTGCTCCACAAGCTCGGGTCCCGCACACAGCAGTGCCCCAAGCCGCGGCCGGGCAGCCGGTGGATGTCACCGATGCGACGTTCTCGTCGGTGGTGCTCGACAACGACTTGCCGGTGTTGGTCGATTTTGGAGCGGACTGGTGCGGCGCGTGTCGGATGATCGAACCGGTGATCCATGAACTGGCGGGTGAACTGGGCGGTCAAGCGGTGGTGGCACAGGTGGATGTGGATGACAATCCGCAAATCGCGGCCCGCTACGGCATCAAAGCCCTGCCGACGTTGATGGTCTTCAAGGACGGACAGCCGGTCGAAAAGGTTGTCGGAGCGGCCCGTAAAGCGGAGTTACGAGCGAGAATCGATTCTCACTCCGCACCGAGCAAGACGTTGCTGTAA
- a CDS encoding FKBP-type peptidyl-prolyl cis-trans isomerase — protein sequence MSFSFSKMKYPIAMGALLGVGAVAASTGLMQGSLQTARADTAATSAKASSGESKAGEATNASEAGVDLKALSYIIGTNVAQGMQEQKLPLQADEFIEGFRNAMAGKASKYSDEEMTAVLTAFQKQQMEALMAEHAKMSEAAKKKGEDFLAKNKMKEGVSETASGLQYRVIKAGDGKKPSESDRVKVHYRGTLMDGKEFDSSYKRGEPVEFNVGGVIPGWTEALQLMSPGAKWELYIPAELAYGPRGAGGAIGPNEVLVFEVELLDVMEQEPSKPLSVNLSEAKTATE from the coding sequence ATGAGTTTCAGTTTTTCAAAAATGAAGTACCCCATTGCCATGGGCGCCTTGCTGGGTGTGGGGGCTGTTGCTGCAAGTACAGGACTAATGCAGGGGAGCTTGCAAACGGCGCGAGCGGATACGGCCGCCACATCGGCGAAAGCGTCCTCTGGCGAATCCAAAGCGGGTGAGGCAACAAACGCCTCCGAGGCGGGAGTCGATTTGAAGGCTCTCAGTTACATCATCGGTACGAATGTGGCACAGGGTATGCAGGAACAGAAGCTCCCGTTGCAGGCGGACGAATTCATTGAAGGATTTCGCAATGCAATGGCCGGCAAGGCTTCGAAATATTCCGATGAGGAAATGACGGCTGTTTTAACGGCCTTTCAAAAACAGCAAATGGAAGCCTTGATGGCCGAACATGCCAAGATGAGTGAAGCAGCGAAGAAGAAAGGCGAGGACTTTCTCGCGAAAAACAAAATGAAAGAGGGCGTCTCCGAGACCGCCAGCGGACTGCAATATCGTGTCATTAAAGCGGGTGACGGCAAAAAGCCCTCCGAATCGGATCGCGTCAAAGTGCACTATCGCGGCACATTGATGGACGGCAAAGAATTTGACAGCTCCTACAAGCGTGGCGAGCCGGTCGAGTTCAACGTCGGCGGCGTCATTCCTGGTTGGACGGAAGCTTTGCAGTTGATGTCCCCGGGAGCGAAATGGGAATTGTATATTCCTGCGGAGTTGGCATACGGTCCCCGCGGAGCAGGTGGGGCAATTGGACCCAACGAAGTGTTGGTGTTTGAAGTGGAATTGTTGGACGTGATGGAACAAGAACCGTCCAAACCGCTTTCGGTGAATCTGTCCGAAGCCAAAACAGCGACGGAGTGA
- a CDS encoding protein kinase domain-containing protein, which translates to MSFDDSPTKDLKWLVLLDEFEEALREGRETAAIEADALRRFGSEQLQILLMLKELYETDLAGFISHRDATVALTNAQTNQQSSEPRTFPKHFGRFKVLDKIGEGGNGVVLLAFDPQLNREVALKIPRMDASISDDMDRRFLREGRAAAALTHPNIIPVYEAGKFEKGRYILSAYCAGPNLAMWIARRCAQGLVNDPRKVAEWVAQLVEASEYAHRQGVVHRDLKPSNIMLEPDPSVPKRSEYAYIPRITDFGIAKFIAADSSVTQTGAILGTPQYMSPEQAAGRTKDVDESSDIYALGVILYELLVGKPPIMGATVLETLQKVVSEEPPSLRKQRPEIPRELAVICLKCLEKTPAQRYATAGDLAADLRRFLRGEPILARGQGTLRKTVHWVNRRKFSGVSVLMGAVAIAALVSLVAWFAMPRGAVSVFDGNGASASDPEVLREDQYYSDVKRAGEIWADSYFRIKDQPNTSTAIQELLKPHLPQDGNSDLRGFEWHYLWKLAHPQDYAPPPVLLTSFDAHAHEDDNLNNIYFIRFSPDSRSFATAGSDGLAHIWDAASGQRLQTLKGHSNEVNCVTFSADGSRVATASDDHTVRIWEVESGKEIGTLTGHETMVVGVAFSPLTSDVVSADDAGVLKVWDLDSMEERHSIQAHRGRIESVEFSKDGRWLVTASRDSTSIVWNTTNYTLDKTRRYGTSVRSAVFTHDSRYVAYCGDSGDVRFDSVENGIRWISLVGQQEDTAQAIRIAPDDQSMASVGSNGPIYLWDLPTQSIAHVIENDGVAFWGMDFSPDGRLFVAGDSAGRLRVWDISAGFHRTKLAAEPLGLQGIAISPNSRFLALGQHTGTRDPRQASGGWQIWDIAAEIPRLVHQETGDSIFSLAFSPDGEHLALGGLEHGSVKSIVRIVNSLTYKEQSQISLEEGVPMQLAILADNRRLLVGSNAWESDVNTISLWDMVTNDRLDNQSLGHGSLHGENLQIPISSDGKWIATNSGQNMIIPFGRKGFLQPSRLNTPMAATAMAFAPDGHAIALGLKRGEIALWDYLNNQEIEILQGGFSIYRSVKFSPDGNALVAGAFDDTAIRLWRLRHWEALLSLPIPGGRGSFQHLLFSPDGQTIIAGGWSGRVELWNHPNWREAVRTQPSNIFLWRIDTENPVQVSPQ; encoded by the coding sequence GTGAGCTTTGACGATTCACCGACGAAGGATCTCAAATGGCTTGTTTTGCTCGACGAGTTTGAGGAGGCCCTGCGCGAGGGCCGGGAGACAGCGGCGATCGAAGCCGACGCCCTGCGACGCTTCGGTTCGGAACAATTGCAAATTCTGTTGATGCTCAAAGAGTTGTATGAGACGGATCTAGCCGGCTTCATCTCTCATCGAGACGCAACCGTCGCGCTGACCAATGCCCAGACAAATCAGCAGTCCTCGGAACCGCGGACGTTCCCCAAACATTTTGGCCGATTTAAAGTACTGGACAAAATTGGCGAGGGAGGAAATGGGGTCGTCCTCTTGGCGTTTGATCCGCAGTTGAATCGGGAGGTCGCGCTCAAGATTCCGCGTATGGATGCCTCGATTTCAGATGATATGGATCGTCGTTTTTTGCGCGAAGGGCGCGCCGCGGCAGCGCTAACGCATCCGAATATCATTCCGGTGTACGAAGCCGGAAAATTCGAGAAAGGCCGGTATATCCTCTCCGCATACTGCGCGGGTCCAAATTTAGCAATGTGGATCGCGCGGCGTTGCGCACAAGGTTTGGTGAATGATCCCCGGAAAGTAGCCGAATGGGTCGCACAATTGGTGGAGGCCAGCGAATATGCCCATCGTCAGGGGGTCGTCCATCGCGACTTGAAACCCAGCAATATCATGTTGGAACCGGATCCGTCAGTGCCAAAGAGGAGTGAATACGCATATATTCCGCGCATCACAGACTTCGGTATCGCTAAATTTATTGCGGCTGACAGCAGTGTGACACAAACCGGTGCGATTTTGGGAACACCGCAATACATGTCACCCGAACAAGCCGCCGGCCGGACGAAGGATGTTGATGAGTCCAGCGACATTTATGCGCTAGGTGTGATCCTGTATGAACTGCTGGTTGGCAAGCCGCCGATCATGGGAGCAACAGTCCTCGAGACATTGCAAAAAGTGGTTTCCGAAGAACCTCCTTCGCTCCGCAAACAGCGGCCGGAGATTCCCCGGGAATTAGCGGTGATTTGTCTAAAGTGTTTGGAGAAAACACCTGCGCAACGCTATGCGACGGCGGGTGATTTGGCAGCTGATTTACGGCGGTTTCTTCGTGGTGAGCCGATTCTTGCGCGCGGACAGGGCACGCTGCGTAAAACGGTGCATTGGGTGAACCGCAGAAAATTTTCGGGCGTCAGTGTCCTGATGGGAGCCGTTGCAATTGCCGCTTTGGTCTCCTTGGTCGCTTGGTTTGCAATGCCTCGCGGAGCGGTTTCCGTTTTCGATGGAAACGGTGCGAGCGCCAGCGATCCCGAAGTGTTGCGCGAAGACCAATACTACAGTGACGTCAAACGTGCCGGTGAAATCTGGGCCGATAGTTACTTTCGTATCAAGGACCAACCCAACACATCCACGGCGATACAAGAATTGCTGAAGCCCCATTTGCCGCAGGACGGGAACAGCGATCTGCGGGGATTTGAATGGCATTACCTGTGGAAACTTGCGCATCCTCAAGACTACGCGCCACCGCCGGTCTTGCTCACTTCCTTCGACGCCCACGCTCACGAGGATGACAATCTCAATAACATTTACTTCATCCGGTTTTCGCCGGATAGCCGCTCCTTTGCAACCGCGGGCAGCGACGGATTGGCCCATATCTGGGATGCGGCCAGCGGCCAACGCTTGCAAACTCTAAAGGGGCATTCGAATGAAGTGAACTGCGTAACGTTCTCAGCAGATGGTTCACGCGTGGCAACGGCAAGCGACGACCATACGGTCAGAATCTGGGAAGTGGAGTCGGGGAAGGAAATCGGCACATTAACCGGGCATGAGACAATGGTTGTCGGTGTGGCGTTTTCGCCGCTGACATCGGACGTGGTCTCGGCCGATGATGCTGGAGTGCTCAAGGTCTGGGATTTGGACAGTATGGAGGAACGTCACTCGATTCAAGCACACCGCGGACGGATCGAATCGGTCGAGTTCTCAAAAGATGGGAGGTGGTTGGTCACCGCTAGCCGCGACAGCACGTCAATCGTCTGGAACACGACGAACTACACTTTGGATAAAACACGTCGCTACGGCACATCGGTCCGTTCCGCCGTATTTACACACGATTCCAGATATGTGGCCTATTGCGGCGACAGTGGCGATGTCAGATTTGATAGCGTCGAGAATGGAATTCGTTGGATTTCATTAGTGGGGCAGCAAGAGGATACGGCGCAAGCCATCCGGATCGCGCCGGACGATCAATCGATGGCATCGGTGGGCAGCAATGGGCCGATTTATCTTTGGGATCTGCCAACGCAAAGTATCGCTCATGTGATTGAGAATGACGGCGTTGCGTTTTGGGGAATGGACTTTTCCCCGGACGGTCGACTGTTCGTAGCGGGAGACAGTGCGGGCCGACTGCGCGTGTGGGACATTTCTGCCGGTTTTCATCGTACGAAACTTGCCGCGGAACCATTGGGGTTACAAGGCATCGCGATCTCCCCGAATAGTCGGTTTTTGGCGCTCGGTCAGCATACCGGTACGAGGGACCCGCGTCAGGCAAGCGGAGGGTGGCAAATTTGGGACATCGCTGCGGAGATTCCACGCCTCGTCCATCAAGAAACGGGCGATTCCATTTTCTCGCTAGCATTTTCACCCGATGGCGAACATCTGGCACTCGGAGGTCTGGAACATGGATCGGTCAAGAGCATCGTCCGCATTGTCAATTCGTTAACTTATAAGGAACAGTCTCAGATAAGTCTCGAAGAGGGTGTCCCTATGCAATTGGCAATTTTGGCCGACAATCGACGTTTGCTGGTTGGCAGCAATGCATGGGAGAGCGACGTGAATACCATTTCGCTGTGGGACATGGTGACAAACGACCGTCTCGATAACCAATCCCTGGGGCATGGAAGTTTGCATGGTGAAAACTTGCAGATACCAATTTCGAGTGACGGCAAATGGATTGCAACGAATTCCGGCCAAAACATGATTATCCCTTTCGGGCGCAAAGGATTTTTGCAGCCCAGTCGCCTCAATACTCCCATGGCGGCAACAGCTATGGCATTTGCACCCGACGGCCACGCGATTGCACTGGGATTAAAGCGTGGCGAGATCGCTCTTTGGGACTATTTGAACAATCAAGAGATCGAAATACTGCAAGGAGGCTTTTCCATTTACCGATCCGTGAAGTTTTCACCGGACGGGAATGCACTGGTGGCCGGTGCATTTGACGACACAGCGATACGCTTGTGGCGCCTGCGTCATTGGGAGGCACTGCTCTCACTGCCCATTCCGGGGGGGCGAGGGAGTTTCCAACATCTGCTCTTTTCACCAGATGGCCAGACAATCATCGCTGGTGGATGGTCAGGTCGGGTGGAACTGTGGAATCACCCCAATTGGCGAGAGGCTGTTCGCACTCAGCCGAGCAATATTTTTCTCTGGCGAATTGATACGGAGAATCCGGTTCAAGTGTCGCCCCAGTGA
- a CDS encoding ArsR/SmtB family transcription factor, translating into MKAKKTKATIAPMEAFGQAAECLKALAHPARLRMVQLLLDGRYTVGELAEDCDIPNNVASEHLRLMQRCGFLTSQREGRKVFYEVAEPHLADIMKCIESRFLAAP; encoded by the coding sequence ATGAAAGCAAAAAAAACAAAAGCAACGATCGCCCCAATGGAAGCGTTTGGACAAGCAGCAGAATGCCTCAAGGCACTGGCGCACCCGGCGCGACTCCGCATGGTGCAGCTGTTGCTCGATGGCCGGTACACCGTCGGGGAGTTGGCAGAAGACTGTGATATTCCCAACAATGTGGCGTCGGAGCATCTCCGATTGATGCAGCGTTGTGGTTTTTTGACAAGCCAACGCGAAGGGCGCAAGGTGTTTTACGAAGTCGCTGAACCACACTTGGCTGACATCATGAAGTGCATCGAAAGCCGGTTTCTGGCAGCCCCCTGA
- a CDS encoding rhodanese-like domain-containing protein, translating to MATLKTISVQELAEIGDQKKVELIDVRTPAEFRETHATIARNVPLDALNPEKLLADRNGSGDQPLYVICNSGNRSSKACEKLIHAGCENVVNVEGGTQAWEQANLPVVRGKKTVSLERQVRIAAGSLVLLGSVLALTVHPYFAGLAAFVGAGLVFAGVTDTCGMAMLLAKMPWNRVSSDDQQCRVA from the coding sequence ATGGCCACGCTAAAAACGATCTCAGTCCAAGAACTGGCGGAAATCGGAGACCAAAAGAAGGTCGAATTGATCGACGTCCGCACTCCGGCGGAATTTCGCGAAACACACGCAACCATTGCTCGCAACGTTCCACTGGATGCACTCAACCCGGAAAAACTGCTTGCCGACCGAAATGGTTCAGGGGATCAACCGCTGTATGTGATCTGCAATAGCGGCAATCGGTCAAGCAAAGCGTGCGAGAAACTGATCCATGCCGGTTGCGAAAATGTGGTGAATGTGGAGGGGGGCACGCAGGCTTGGGAACAAGCCAATCTCCCGGTCGTCCGCGGCAAGAAGACAGTCTCACTGGAGCGGCAAGTCCGCATCGCCGCCGGCAGCTTGGTGTTACTGGGCAGCGTGTTAGCTTTGACGGTGCATCCCTATTTCGCCGGACTGGCCGCCTTTGTGGGAGCGGGCTTGGTATTCGCCGGCGTGACCGACACCTGTGGCATGGCCATGCTGCTCGCCAAGATGCCTTGGAACCGCGTCAGCAGCGACGATCAACAATGCCGTGTTGCTTGA